TAAAGACAGGAGGGAAAGTCTTAGAAAGTATTACGAAAAGTACGGCAAGATTTATTCTGAAAAGAAAAAAGATTATGTTGATCAAGATACCAAATATGACATGTACCATGAATTCAATCAAGATATCTCTAAAATACAAAATTACCGAGTATTGGCATTAAATCGTGGGGAAAAAGAAGGTATTTTAAACGTTAAATTATTAATTGATGATGATTGGTTAAATTTAGAAAAAACTAAATATAAAACAAACAACGAATTGTGCAATGAAATTATATTTAAAGGCCTTGATTATGGATATAAAAATATGTTAAACCCTTCTATAGAAAGGGAAATAAGGCAAATTCTGACAGACAAGGCCGAAATAGGAGCTATAGAACTTTTTTCTAAAAATTTGCGTCAACTACTATTAACTCCACCCTTAAAAAACAAAAGAGTTCTTGCTATAGATCCGGGATTTAGAACAGGTTGTAAAGTTGTAGTACTTGATGAACTAGGTAATTTATTAGAAAACAACACTATCTTTCCTGTTCCGCCTCAAAACGATATAGAAGGATCCGAAAAAATATTATTGGAATTGATTGAGAAACATAAGGTTAATTTGATAGCAATAGGAAATGGAACTGCTTCTAGAGAAACTCAACAATTTATTGTAGATTTGATACATAAAAATGAACTAAATCTAAAATACATATTCGTTGATGAATCGGGAGCATCTGTTTATTCAGCTTCAAAATTAGCAAAAGAGGAATTCCCAAATTATGACGTCACCGTAAGAGGGGCTATAAGTTTGGGTAGAAGGATTCAGGACCCCCTTTCTGAATTTGTTAAAATTGATCCGAAATCTATCGGTGTTGGACAATATCAGCATGATGTTAACCAAAAAAAATTAAAAGATAAACTCGATGCAACTGTAGAAAGTGTGGTTAACAACGTTGGGGTTAATTTAAATACCGCTTCTTATTCTTTGTTAGAATATGTGTCAGGAATATCAAAAAGTTTGGCAAAAAAGATTGTAGAATTCAGACAAAAGAATGGCTCATTTAAAAAAAGAGATGAACTTCTTAAGGTGAAGGGATTTGGAGAAAAAAGTTTTGAACAAAGTGCAGGTTTTTTGAGAATAATAGACGGAGAAAATCCATTAGAAATAACAGGGATACATCCTGAAAGTTATGAAACAGCAGAAAAAGTAATAAATATTCTTGGATTTAGAGTTAATGATTTAAAGGACAATGACAAATTAGAGTCTTTAAAGTTAAAAGTTACTCAGTTTCTAAATCAAAAAGAAAAAATCAAAGAAATTTCTAAAGAACTAGAAACTGGAGAATACACTCTTTTAGATATTTTAAAAGAACTTCAAAAACCAGGGAGAGATCCACGCGATGAAATGCCTCAACCTCTGTTGATGGATGACGTTCTTAAATTTGAGGATTTAAAAGAAGGGATGCATTTATCAGGTAAAATCACG
This genomic stretch from Petrotoga sp. 9PW.55.5.1 harbors:
- a CDS encoding Tex family protein, encoding MDIIKTITEELNIKIFQTENTVELLIQGNTVPFISRYRKERTGNLDEEKIRNIEELYRYYQNLEEYKKTVLRNIEEQGKLTDDLKEKIVTAKKMNEVEDLYLPYKKRKKTNADKAIESGLQPVANKILLGSLKTFKELEEFITEDYDTLEKVSEGISYIIGQTFAHDKDRRESLRKYYEKYGKIYSEKKKDYVDQDTKYDMYHEFNQDISKIQNYRVLALNRGEKEGILNVKLLIDDDWLNLEKTKYKTNNELCNEIIFKGLDYGYKNMLNPSIEREIRQILTDKAEIGAIELFSKNLRQLLLTPPLKNKRVLAIDPGFRTGCKVVVLDELGNLLENNTIFPVPPQNDIEGSEKILLELIEKHKVNLIAIGNGTASRETQQFIVDLIHKNELNLKYIFVDESGASVYSASKLAKEEFPNYDVTVRGAISLGRRIQDPLSEFVKIDPKSIGVGQYQHDVNQKKLKDKLDATVESVVNNVGVNLNTASYSLLEYVSGISKSLAKKIVEFRQKNGSFKKRDELLKVKGFGEKSFEQSAGFLRIIDGENPLEITGIHPESYETAEKVINILGFRVNDLKDNDKLESLKLKVTQFLNQKEKIKEISKELETGEYTLLDILKELQKPGRDPRDEMPQPLLMDDVLKFEDLKEGMHLSGKITNITDFGAFVDLGIKENGLIHKSNLSEKFIHHPSEVVQINDIVEVEIVNIDKNRKRVGLKLINIK